A region of the Arthrobacter sp. FW306-07-I genome:
ATCATGCGCCACGCCAAGGCCGACTGGCCCGGCGGGGTGGCCGACCATGAGCGGCCCCTCGAGGAACGTGGGCACCGGGAAGCTCCGCTGGCCGGCCGGTGGCTGCTCAAGCACAATATCGTCCCGGACTTCATCCTGTGCTCCAGTGCCCTGCGGACGCGGCAAACCTGTACGTGGGTCTGCTCGGAACTCGGCGACAAGGCCCCTACGCCCAAGCTTGAAGACGGGCTGTATGCGGCGTCGGCCCTCCGGATGCTGACTGTGGTCAACCATGTGCCGGATACCGTAACCACGCTGATGCTCA
Encoded here:
- a CDS encoding SixA phosphatase family protein, producing MSSHHVRRLVIMRHAKADWPGGVADHERPLEERGHREAPLAGRWLLKHNIVPDFILCSSALRTRQTCTWVCSELGDKAPTPKLEDGLYAASALRMLTVVNHVPDTVTTLMLIAHLPGVQDLAMHLASRDSDHDAYMDAATRFPTNALTVLETEKPWAELDGQDARITRFTVPRAH